From one Gadus morhua chromosome 8, gadMor3.0, whole genome shotgun sequence genomic stretch:
- the greb1l gene encoding GREB1-like protein isoform X2 encodes MGNSYAGQLKSARFEEALHNSIEASLRSSHVDPQPIFTQLYLEPEQYPGNMKDVKPKVELSLHGGEPPGPALMLNGHSSQDLEEMEDEDDSDTSSPPLPYLQTPAPDGCCTQDGFCQAGKDLRLVTIATESIKVPAGFELVGAKSPSVPDHVLVCAVDRRFLPDDNGKNALLGFSGNCVGCGEKGFRYFTEFSNHINLKLSTQPKKQKHLKYYLVKTSQGALCKGPLISWKDCKTRQFSNSASTSKPSSSSSVSSKENGGTNGHSSSPFSLSDSPPTRSGQVSSVFFGGQDLSRDCSFLKPLATTTGNNKTLPIVPTALRLNGPTNGLGLEPRPPLLGPSQPSLVPPSQTYRSADPVDSPSSSTMNSAPPKKRHRGWHPGSLVPAPPTAVPVPAIRPTGCSPGSVMAMQTAVAPPPAAGLIQPQPLTAGETVIVPDNLLNSSGVRPVVLIGHGTLPYFYGNVGDIVVSPLLVSCYKTSQLTDKTRENLGLSTNQLLSVETVTLLTLQYLARLGPTQIPLREEFEQIVLKAMLCCPGSPAISPSQLPWLARLEASVSGGGVQVLVTSGSLGEGISESLRSLGEGPLPQQCLPTYVVIICVAKMGGTEFCVLVLGKYQARALAEGMLSTNEFLKEISYELITGKVSVLASHFRTTSLGDNLDKQLVKYQRRRKGLVVQPFQGEVSDHLHSQEAASLLPLADQDLLDEVFQIYPPQLSVARSLLSQVCSIADSGSQSLDLGRFCKVDFLVLVPPSHALMHQTAQRIRQSGVLVDLGIEDVASAHQRADKYVLRLHGDVHSKMESFMRKVKQNPYTLFVLIHDNSHVDLTSALSGSVCHGELQGLADRVVNCKEVLEAVNLVVLQVSCFPYTLQTRQSRISAHNEVHWPSAQSLGEPSAEQLVYFGMKDYSSSLQWGVASPILRCDDAFEKMVHTLLQRHPHLHSMVIRSYLLIQQYTEAMMALTSSPSLRDHITPETLAMVEDLISAPCREGSRGRGHMLLVRVPSLQLAMLARERLENVRDKLGLQYCFAVLLGSPASELSLPANFTSRLRAWRGCDNEEWVPHTYEDLEGLPCIVILTGKDPLGETFPRSLKYSDLRLIDCSYLTRTALEQEVGLACTYVSTGGVRDPKRARKAPSRESEGSLAENCVSSSDVAYTSHNPSPSFPPNPPSSSSSSSYSSSGPHHRDESSNTGQQVKLECDSLGAGAGLPPSEPSSKPPPSLCSTSSSSSSSTGSSFSPSSSSATPQKPSQSTQRGRDGTAAAARAPPRRAPRTVILSRAAYNLLAGESGSQLSSCALLPHADVAWSSPLRPPVTQHLRGPEQSAYYRQWSVARQHHADHEGPAAPHPRRLLLSGPPQVGKTGAYLQFLRILSRMLIRLLEVDVYDEEELDEETQSEAVTPVNTQWPDIEDIRMLTFDLFPRDPKFRRDSPVFSDNMPKLFQDLKQEPQESQTQAKRETRSIRLSRFAAHNAFHHCEQCHHYCEASPATQLSECTFHAFTFCSSMLGEELQLHFIIPKAKEQHFIFSQQGSHLESMQLPLVSTKDPERLKSPIFTPTTGRQEHGLLNLYHALEGADHLHILVVKQYEMPHYRKYWPNHILLVLPAMFNSAGVGAARFMIKELSYHNLELERNRLEEQGVKRQDVWPFIVMMDDSCVLWNGHQQPDSGESSEGGLSNVSLKTVLQHMEATPKVSLYAMCGTRKWSSGLGHKAGGRPFSRCHLHDFVMLNVDLTQNVQYDLNRYGCEEVDFNLRANSSGLLLCRFNHFSYMKKHIPVGGHKDYVVKPKLMEMENSAPINPSQYVCAPDSEQTLLAAPAQFLLERFLQSCSHKLFPKAIRNRNNPVLSIDSYLNIGTEVSVCYINSRPHSTNQDHHGLVFSGLLLYLCDSFVVSGLLKKFSFLKGATLCVISQDRSSLRQTIVRLELEDEWQFRLRDEFQTANCLEDRPLYFLTGRHI; translated from the exons ATGGGGAACTCCTATGCTGGACAGCTGAAGTCGGCCCGGTTCGAAGAGGCCCTCCACAACTCGATCGAGGCGTCGCTGCGCTCTAGCCATGTAGACCCGCAGCCCATCTTCACCCAGCTCTACCTGGAGCCCGAGCAGTATCCTGGCAACATGAAAG acGTCAAGCCTAAGGTGGAGCTGTCACTGCACGGCGGCGAGCCCCCGGGCCCCGCCCTGATGCTCAACGGACACTCCTCGCAGGacctggaggagatggaggacgaggacgactcGGACACCAGCAGCCCCCCGCTGCCCTACCTGCAGACCCCTGCCCCCGACGGCTGCTGCACGCAGGACG GGTTCTGTCAGGCCGGCAAGGACCTGCGCttggtcaccatagcaacggaGTCTATCAAAGTCCCAGCTGGCTTCGAGCTGGTCGGTGCTAAGTCCCCCAGCGTCCCCGATCACGTCCTGGTGTGTGCGGTGGACCGGCGCTTTTTACCTGATGACAACGGGAAAAATGCACTTTTAG GGTTCTCAGGGAACTGTGTGGGCTGTGGGGAGAAGGGGTTCCGCTACTTCACAGAGTTCTCCAACCACATCAACCTGAAACTCTCCACTCAGCCAAAGAAACAGAAGCACTTAAAATACTACCTGGTGAAGACCTCCCAGGGTGCTCTGTGCAAGGGACCACTCATCAGctggaaag actGTAAAACGCGCCAGTTCTCCAACAGCGCATCCACCTCCAAGCCCAGCTCCTCGTCCTCCGTCAGCAGTAAGGAGAATGGAGGCACCAACGGCCAcagctcctctcccttctccctctcag ATTCTCCGCCGACCAGAAGTGGACAGGTCTCCTCTGTGTTTTTTGGAGGGCAGGACCTCAGCAGAGACTGCAGTTTCCTCAAACCTTTGGCCACCACCACTGGCAACAACAAGACACTACCAATAG tgcccACAGCTCTGAGGTTGAACGGTCCCACCAACGGCCTGGGTCTTGAACCCCGCCCCCCGCTGCTAGGCCCCTCCCAGCCCTCATTGGTCCCGCCCAGCCAGACCTACCGCAGCGCCGACCCCGTAGACAGTCCCT CTTCTTCTACCATGAACTCCGCCCCTCCAAAGAAACGCCACAGGGGCTGGCACCCAGGGTCTCTGGTGCCCGCACCCCCCACCGCCGTGCCCGTGCCGGCCATCCGGCCCACCGGATGTTCCCCag GGTCCGTGATGGCCATGCAGACCGCCGTGGCGCCCCCCCCAGCCGCTGGGCTGATCCAGCCCCAGCCCCTGACCGCGGGGGAGACGGTCATCGTCCCTGACAACCTGCTCAACTCCTCGGGCGTGCGGCCCGTTGTCCTCATAG GGCACGGCACTCTACCCTACTTCTATGGCAACGTGGGGGACATCGTGGTGAGCCCCCTGCTGGTCAGCTGCTATAAGACCAGCCAGCTGACGGACAAGACCCGCGAGAACCTGGGCCTGAGCACCAATCAGCTGCTCAGCGTGGAGACCGTGACCCTTCTCACCCTGCAGTACCTCGCACGACTCG gTCCGACCCAGATCCCGCTGCGGGAGGAGTTTGAGCAGATCGTGCTGAAGGCCATGCTGTGCTGTCCGGGCTCCCCGgccatctccccctcccagcTGCCCTGGCTGGCCCGGCTGGAGGCCAGCGTGTCGGGGGGCGGGGTCCAGGTGCTGGTGACCAGCGGCTCCCTGGGGGAGGGCATCTCGGAGTCCCTGCGCTCCCTGGGCGAGGGCCCGCTGCCCCAGCAGTGCCTGCCCACCTACGTGGTCATCATCTGCGTGGCCAAGATGGGCGGCACCGAGTTCTGCGTGCTGGTGCTCG GGAAGTACCAGGCCCGGGCGCTGGCTGAGGGCATGCTGAGCACCAACGAGTTCCTCAAGGAGATCAGCTACGAGCTCATCACGGGGAAAGTCAGCGTGCTGGCGTCCCACTTCAGAACCACCTCGCTGG GGGACAACCTGGACAAGCAGCTGGTGAAGTACCAGCGCCGGCGTAAAGGCCTGGTGGTCCAGCCCTTCCAGGGGGAGGTCAGCGACCACCTCCACTCCCAGGAGGCTGCCAGCTTGCTGCCCCTCGCCGACCAGG ACCTGCTGGACGAGGTGTTCCAGATCTACCCCCCCCAGCTGAGCGTCGCCCGCAGCCTGCTCTCCCAGGTCTGCTCCATAGCAGACTCAGGCAGCCAGAGCCTGGACCTGGGGCGCTTCTGCAAGGTGGACTTCCTGGTACTGGTCCCGCCTTCACACGCGCTGATGCACCAGACGGCCCAGCGCATCCGACAGTCAG GTGTGCTGGTGGACCTGGGCATCGAGGACGTGGCCTCGGCCCACCAGAGGGCAGACAAGTACGTGCTGCGTCTGCACGGGGACGTGCACTCCAAGATGGAGTCCTTCATGAGGAAGGTCAAGCAGAATCCCTACACGCTGTTTGTCCTCATCCACGACAACTCCCACGTCGACCTCACGAG tgCCCTCTCTGGCTCCGTGTGCCACGGGGAGCTGCAGGGTCTGGCCGACCGCGTGGTGAACTGcaaggaggtgctggaggcggTGAACCTGGTGGTGCTGCAGGTCAGCTGCTTCCCCTACACGCTGCAGACCCGCCAGTCCCGCATCAGCGCCCACAACGAGGTGCACTGGCCCTCCGCCCAGAGCCTG GGGGAGCCTTCTGCTGAGCAGCTGGTGTACTTCGGTATGAAGGACTACAGCAGCTCCCTGCAGTGGGGCGTGGCCAGCCCCATACTGCGCTGTGACGACGCCTTCGAGAAGATGGTCCACACGCTGCTCCAAAG gcacccccacctccacagcATGGTGATCCGCAGCTACCTGCTCATCCAGCAGTACACGGAGGCCATGATGGCGCTGACCTCCTCCCCGTCGCTCCGGGACCACATCACCCCCGAGACGCTGGCCATGGTGGAGGACCTGATCagcgccccctgcagggagGGCTCCAGGGGCCGCGGCCACATGCTGCTGGTGCGCGTGCCCTCGCTGCAGCTGGCCATGCTGGCCCGCGAGCGCCTGGAGAACGTGCGCGACAAGCTGGGCCTGCAGTACTGCTTCGCCGTGCTGCTGGGGAGCCCCGCCTCGGAGCTCAGCCTGCCCGCCAACTTCACCAGCCGCCTGAGG GCGTGGCGAGGCTGTGACAATGAAGAGTGGGTCCCCCACACGTACGAGGACCTAGAGGGGCTCCCCTGCATCGTCATCCTCACTGGGAAAGACCCCCTCGGAGAAACCTTCCCAAG gtctCTGAAGTACAGCGACCTGCGGCTCATCGACTGCAGCTACCTGACCCGCACCGccctggagcaggaggtgggCCTGGCCTGCACCTACGTCTCCACGGGCGGGGTCCGGGACCCCAAGAGGGCCCGCAAGGCGCCGTCGCGGGAGAGCGAGG gCTCCCTGGCAGAGAACTGCGTCAGCTCCTCGGACGTGGCCTACACCTCCCacaatccctccccctccttcccccccaaccccccctcctcctcctcctcctcctcctactcctcctccggCCCCCACCACCGGGACGAGTCCTCCAACACCGGGCAGCAGGTGAAGCTGGAGTGCGACTCCCTGGGCGCCGGCGCCGGCCTCCCACCGTCGGAGCCCTCCTCCAAGCCCCCGCCgtccctctgctccacctcctcctcctcctcctcctccaccggctcctccttctccccgtcctcgtcctccgccACCCCGCAGAAGCCCAGCCAGTCCACGCAGCGCGGCCGGGAcggcaccgccgccgccgcccgcgcCCCGCCGCGCCGCGCGCCGCGGACCGTCATCCTGTCGCGGGCCGCCTACAACCTGCTGGCCGGCGAGTCGGGCAGCCAGCTGAGCTCCTGCGCCCTGCTGCCCCACGCCGACGTGGCCTGGAGCAGCCCGCTGCGGCCCCCCGTCACCCAGCACCTCCGGGGGCCCGAGCAGAGCGCCTACTACCGCCAGTGGAGCGTGGCCCGGCAGCACCACGCCGACCACGAGGGCCCCGCCGCGCCCCACCCGCGGCGCCTGCTTCTCAGTGGACCCCCGCAG GTGGGGAAGACAGGCGCCTACCTGCAGTTCCTGCGCATCCTGTCCCGCATGCTCATCAGACTGCTGGAGGTGGACGTGTATgatgaagaggagctggacgaaG AAACACAGAGCGAGGCGGTGACTCCGGTGAACACACAGTGGCCCGACATCGAGGACATCCGcatgctgacctttgacctctttcCCCGAGACCCCAAATTCAGGAGAGACAGTCCCGTTTTCTCGGACAACATGCCAAAGCTCTTTCAAG ATCTGAAACAAGAACCTCAAGAGAGCCAAACACAAGCAAAAAGAGAGACCCGGTCCATTCGCCTGAGTCGGTTCGCcgcccacaatgcatttcaccACTGTGAACAGTGCCACCACTACTGTGAAGCCAGCCCTGCCACACAG ctCTCTGAGTGCACCTTCCATGCCTtcaccttctgctcctccatgCTGGGAGAGGAGCTGCAGCTCCACTTCATCATTCCCAAAGCCAAGGAGCAGCACTTCATCTTCAGCCAGCAGGGCAGCCACCTGGAGAGCATGCAGCTCCCCCTAGTTTCCACCAAG GACCCCGAGAGGCTGAAGAGCCCCATCTTCACCCCCACCACGGGCCGCCAGGAGCACGGCCTGCTCAACCTGTACCATGCCCTGGAGGGCGCCGACCACCTCCACATCCTGGTGGTCAAGCAGTACGAGATGCCCCACTACAGGAAGTACTGGCCCAACCACATCCTGCTGGTGCTGCCCGCCATGTTCAACAGCGCAGGCGTCG GCGCGGCTCGCTTCATGATCAAGGAGCTGTCCTACCACAACCTGGAGCTGGAGAGGAACcggctggaggagcagggggtgaAGCGACAGGACGTGTGGCCCTTCATCGTCATGATGGACGACTCCTGTGTGCTGTGGAACGGACACCAGCAGCCCGACAGCGG TGAGAGCTCTGAAGGAGGCCTCTCCAACGTGTCCCTGAAGACGGTGCTGCAGCACATGGAGGCCACGCCCAAGGTCTCCCTGTACGCCATGTGCGGGACCCGAAAGTGGAGCAGTGGCCTGGGCCACAAGGCCGGCGGGCGGCCCTTCTCTCGGTGCCACCTCCACGACTTTGTCATGCTCAACGTCGACCTGACCCAGAACGTGCAGTACGACCTCAACCG GTACGGCTGTGAGGAGGTGGACTTTAACCTGAGGGCCAACAGCAGTGGGCTGCTGCTCTGTCGCTTCAACCATTTCAGCTACATGAAGAAACACATTCCAGTCGGGGGCCACAAGGACTACGTGGTCAAACCTAAGCTAATG GAGATGGAGAACTCCGCCCCCATCAACCCGTCCCAGTACGTGTGCGCCCCGGACAGCGAGCAGACCCTGCTGGCTGCCCCCGCCCAGTTCCTCCTGGAGAGGTTCCTGCAGTCCTGCAGCCACAAGCTGTTCCCCAAGGCCATCCGGAACCGAAACAACCCGGTGCTCTCCATAGACAGCTACCTCAACATCGGCACTGAG GTGTCTGTGTGCTACATCAACTCCCGTCCACACTCCACCAACCAGGACCACCACGGCCTGGTGTTCAGTGGTCTCCTGCTCTATCTGTGCGACTCCTTCGTCGTCTCCGGGCTCCTCAAGAAGTTCTCCTTCCTCAAAG gcgCCACGCTGTGTGTGATCAGCCAGGACCGTAGCTCCCTGCGGCAGACCATCGTGCGGCTGGAGCTGGAGGACGAGTGGCAGTTCCGCCTGCGGGACGAGTTCCAGACGGCCAACTGTCTCGAAGACCGCCCGCTCTACTTCCTCACCGGCCGCCACATCTGA